Proteins from one Desulfonema limicola genomic window:
- a CDS encoding SUMF1/EgtB/PvdO family nonheme iron enzyme — translation MKKIYLVFMALFVMVSPCFGAAGDVDGIGGVDLKDAVMALQVAAGMNPAGVQQDADVNDSRIGLEEAVYVLRDLADISPGRAQAVLGPLAGADVKVYRLRDLETPVYTDQTEADGYFDTYVSGVNGAEYILVAVSGGQDTDADDNGEPDIPPTPNTGTIHALMTVAEFNAGGFKVTALSDIAWQYAKNLVGQVDEGGLKMRLDDLAKLFFKEDISSDSIIDAQDLYTFMPSESVHKNRLNFDYQILFAPNADDLSVMDCYHRNLPDVLPLLLETHFGTHISLIPAPASRYQKIRIEVATFGRGSVKSNIGGIDVDSSRQNPADDRAYAFFDRSADGKVTLTAAPDSDMQIQSWNGCDSVSEDKTQCECDLRADRLVTLAFGYKETVVREGVTLVDLSNAAVTMSGDMITLDVTASPGDTDMAAELAALKAGDIVVGAADGGFLRKVVSVQKVSDMNCILTTDDAGIGDVIAQGSGGFYKQMTHGDLALDSYSRRSADDAVRLLPSDDPDDRVFRLEIGNPRNARENIEGTLELKTPEGVVIGSLKGTVDITIDVECDASVEWFSLEYLKIIPKITAEESLELTLGAAVEADSDKPLWQKELHTFKFGKIPFQIGILPVYVEPVVTISAGLDGKISAGISFGIKFSQSARAGFVYNKGKSSNFMERFDMVKGFDSSYEPILPKITAIYGELKPYVKTTPSFRIYSVTGPAVALKGYVKLAAGAEAVFTNTCQDEDGIFAAVYAGLEGKFKWEFEKKITKLIGDDFIGKLEFKVFDWEKLIYRKNFFGFCTAPYMEVAGTGISESVTLNSGEVLSQIYTVKNTGQTDMEWDITWIDDGVTGVSPVSGTLSQGQSVPVTVSADTGKLNSAVTYRNKIRFNNKYDAGLIKDQPTGSTSRNVTVSVELPDITAPVMAVPQMAKTSGGIVIPTIVNLSWTYPDASMLDYIDGYVIYMSKDTAGQWQRIAIVTDGNAYQVPNLQTETTYYFTMYAYGYNLSSSDSNTVSIKTPKVTTPPPGGDYTNGLGMSFVELPSGTFMMGSPTDEPGRSSGEILHQVTLTKAFYMMTTEVTQGQWEAVMGTNPSYFTACGGSCPVEQVSWNDIQEFITKMNLRGEGTYRLPTEAEWEYAARAGSTTAFANGGITNTSCTPVDPNLDAMGWYCGNDDVDGSSTTHPVAQKQANAWGLYDMHGNVWEWCQDWYGTYPADAVTDPVGPETGSYRMLRGGSWNFNAQYCRSAYRNFTNPTIRLIHLGLRLVLSQVSR, via the coding sequence TTGAAGAAAATTTACTTGGTTTTTATGGCTTTGTTTGTGATGGTTTCCCCGTGTTTCGGGGCAGCCGGGGATGTTGACGGCATAGGCGGGGTTGATTTGAAGGATGCGGTCATGGCTTTGCAGGTTGCAGCCGGGATGAATCCTGCCGGTGTTCAGCAGGATGCGGATGTGAATGATTCCCGCATCGGGCTTGAGGAGGCTGTTTATGTTTTGCGGGATTTGGCTGATATTAGTCCGGGCAGGGCACAGGCGGTTTTGGGGCCTTTGGCCGGGGCTGATGTTAAGGTTTACCGGCTTCGGGATTTGGAAACACCGGTTTACACAGACCAGACAGAAGCTGACGGGTATTTTGATACCTATGTCAGCGGTGTGAACGGGGCTGAGTATATTCTGGTGGCTGTTTCCGGGGGGCAGGATACTGATGCTGATGACAACGGGGAGCCGGATATACCTCCAACGCCCAATACCGGGACAATTCATGCGCTTATGACCGTGGCAGAGTTTAATGCAGGCGGGTTTAAGGTAACTGCTCTGTCGGATATTGCATGGCAGTATGCAAAAAATCTGGTGGGGCAGGTGGATGAAGGCGGGCTGAAAATGCGGCTGGATGATCTGGCAAAGCTGTTTTTCAAAGAAGACATCAGCAGCGACAGTATCATAGATGCTCAAGACCTGTACACATTCATGCCTTCGGAATCCGTTCACAAAAACAGACTTAATTTTGATTATCAGATTCTGTTTGCTCCGAATGCAGATGACCTGTCGGTTATGGATTGTTACCACCGGAATTTGCCGGATGTTCTTCCTCTGCTTTTGGAAACGCACTTCGGAACTCATATCTCTCTGATTCCGGCTCCTGCTTCACGCTATCAGAAAATCAGGATCGAGGTGGCGACTTTCGGCCGGGGAAGCGTGAAAAGCAACATCGGCGGAATTGATGTGGATTCCTCACGTCAGAATCCGGCAGATGACCGTGCCTATGCGTTTTTTGACAGGAGCGCGGATGGTAAAGTTACCCTGACCGCAGCGCCGGATTCGGATATGCAGATTCAGTCGTGGAACGGCTGTGACAGTGTGTCTGAAGACAAAACACAGTGCGAATGCGATCTCAGGGCAGACCGGCTGGTTACACTGGCTTTCGGGTATAAGGAAACCGTTGTCAGAGAAGGCGTTACGCTGGTTGATCTGAGCAATGCGGCAGTAACCATGAGTGGGGACATGATCACCCTTGATGTTACCGCAAGCCCCGGTGATACGGACATGGCTGCGGAACTGGCGGCTTTGAAAGCCGGGGATATTGTTGTGGGCGCGGCAGACGGAGGTTTTTTGAGAAAAGTCGTATCAGTTCAGAAAGTGAGCGACATGAACTGCATCCTGACCACCGATGACGCGGGGATCGGGGATGTGATCGCCCAGGGCAGCGGCGGGTTTTACAAACAGATGACACACGGAGACCTTGCTTTGGATTCCTATTCCCGCAGAAGCGCGGATGACGCGGTACGCCTTCTGCCTTCAGATGATCCGGATGACCGCGTATTCCGGCTGGAAATCGGCAATCCCCGAAATGCACGGGAAAACATAGAAGGAACTCTGGAACTGAAAACCCCCGAAGGTGTTGTCATCGGAAGCCTCAAAGGTACGGTGGATATTACCATTGATGTGGAGTGTGATGCTTCTGTGGAGTGGTTTTCCCTGGAGTATCTGAAAATCATTCCCAAAATCACCGCGGAGGAATCCCTGGAACTGACCCTTGGGGCAGCGGTCGAGGCTGATTCGGACAAACCCCTGTGGCAGAAAGAACTCCATACCTTCAAGTTTGGGAAAATCCCGTTTCAGATCGGCATCTTGCCGGTTTACGTTGAACCGGTGGTGACAATTTCCGCAGGTCTTGACGGCAAAATCAGCGCGGGAATCAGTTTCGGCATCAAATTCAGCCAGAGCGCACGGGCCGGTTTTGTCTATAACAAAGGCAAAAGTTCCAATTTTATGGAACGTTTTGATATGGTCAAAGGTTTTGATTCGTCCTATGAACCCATTCTGCCCAAAATCACGGCAATTTACGGAGAACTGAAACCGTATGTCAAAACCACTCCGTCATTTCGGATTTACAGTGTTACAGGCCCTGCAGTTGCCCTGAAAGGATATGTGAAACTGGCTGCGGGCGCGGAGGCTGTGTTCACCAATACCTGTCAGGATGAAGACGGTATTTTTGCTGCAGTTTATGCGGGCCTGGAGGGTAAATTCAAATGGGAATTTGAAAAGAAAATCACAAAACTGATAGGGGATGATTTTATCGGCAAACTGGAGTTCAAGGTGTTTGACTGGGAAAAACTGATCTACCGGAAAAATTTCTTCGGCTTCTGCACCGCACCTTATATGGAGGTTGCGGGAACAGGCATCAGTGAATCCGTGACCCTGAATTCCGGTGAGGTGCTATCGCAGATATATACGGTGAAAAATACCGGTCAGACAGATATGGAATGGGATATCACCTGGATTGATGACGGTGTAACCGGTGTTTCCCCTGTTTCCGGAACGCTTTCCCAGGGGCAGTCCGTTCCTGTAACAGTGTCTGCGGATACCGGCAAACTCAACAGTGCTGTAACCTACCGGAACAAAATCCGGTTCAACAACAAATACGACGCGGGTCTGATTAAAGACCAGCCCACAGGTTCCACCAGCCGGAATGTGACGGTTTCTGTTGAACTGCCGGATATCACTGCTCCGGTAATGGCGGTTCCGCAGATGGCAAAAACATCGGGCGGTATTGTGATTCCGACTATCGTGAATCTGTCATGGACATACCCGGATGCTTCAATGCTGGATTATATTGACGGATATGTCATTTACATGAGCAAAGATACGGCCGGTCAATGGCAGAGGATTGCAATCGTCACAGACGGAAATGCTTATCAGGTTCCGAATCTGCAAACCGAAACCACCTACTATTTTACAATGTATGCCTATGGTTATAACCTGAGCAGCAGCGACTCCAATACGGTCTCCATCAAAACCCCGAAAGTAACAACCCCGCCCCCCGGCGGAGACTACACCAACGGTCTGGGCATGAGCTTTGTGGAGCTTCCGTCAGGTACATTCATGATGGGCAGTCCAACGGATGAGCCTGGAAGAAGCAGCGGCGAAATTCTGCATCAGGTAACCCTGACCAAAGCCTTTTATATGATGACTACTGAGGTTACACAGGGGCAGTGGGAGGCGGTTATGGGGACAAATCCGTCTTATTTTACTGCCTGCGGGGGCAGCTGTCCGGTTGAGCAGGTGTCTTGGAATGATATTCAGGAGTTTATAACAAAGATGAATCTGCGGGGCGAGGGTACTTACAGGCTGCCGACTGAGGCTGAGTGGGAATATGCGGCCAGGGCGGGCAGTACCACTGCTTTTGCCAATGGCGGGATAACAAATACATCCTGTACTCCTGTTGATCCGAATCTTGATGCTATGGGGTGGTATTGCGGAAATGATGATGTTGACGGCAGCAGCACTACACATCCTGTTGCACAAAAACAGGCAAATGCCTGGGGACTTTATGACATGCACGGAAATGTATGGGAGTGGTGTCAAGACTGGTACGGAACTTATCCTGCTGATGCTGTAACCGATCCTGTTGGTCCCGAAACGGGCTCCTACCGGATGTTACGCGGCGGCTCGTGGAACTTCAACGCGCAGTACTGCCGTTCAGCCTACCGCAACTTCACGAACCCGACTATCAGGCTCATCCACCTCGGGCTCCGGCTTGTCCTTTCCCAGGTCAGCAGGTGA
- a CDS encoding IS4 family transposase produces the protein MDTSENIKLKLSEILTREEVNAIAKKTGFFQRTGKICPFDFLMVLIFRLAVSYPPALRLMVSFLEKNVSRSGLHQRFSEKAAEFVKCCLQTIIAKQTMKDQPVSIKLLEPFNRVIIQDSSSWDISPQLKEIYTGAGGSASKANCKLQFCYDYKTGSIILLEDTKGTEPDQAHGKQIKDIVKENDLILRDLGYSSYETFADIAQKKAYFCSRFLTTSDVWELIDGKYVKVDFEKIFKQNDAGVELNVFLKGKGKDQYLPIRLIAFPVPQEIANLRRSRLHKNAAKKGRTCSPKGLFLCDWSMFIINASEDLIPSKMIRTLYRIRWSIELVFKNWKSILKIHVSSVRKNHWRIKCELYAKLILAVMVHSIHQKVHYSTWTIKKKEISFDSLWKYIIARAESLHGAVKKSASEYVAIINSLLPSIIKVCEKYHQPSRKTTLQMIDEMIGDVQHFKIIGKNCLT, from the coding sequence ATGGATACAAGTGAAAATATTAAATTAAAACTTTCTGAAATTCTTACTCGCGAAGAAGTTAATGCAATAGCCAAAAAAACCGGTTTTTTTCAAAGAACAGGCAAAATATGTCCATTTGATTTTTTAATGGTACTGATTTTCAGATTAGCAGTTTCATATCCTCCAGCATTAAGATTAATGGTGTCGTTTCTTGAAAAAAATGTCAGCAGATCCGGTTTACATCAACGTTTTTCTGAAAAAGCTGCCGAATTTGTTAAATGCTGTTTGCAAACAATTATAGCAAAACAAACAATGAAAGACCAGCCTGTTTCTATAAAACTACTGGAGCCTTTTAACCGGGTAATAATTCAGGACAGTTCAAGTTGGGATATATCTCCTCAATTAAAAGAAATATATACCGGAGCAGGCGGAAGTGCTTCAAAAGCAAACTGCAAGCTTCAATTTTGTTATGACTATAAAACAGGTTCCATCATATTGCTTGAAGATACCAAAGGCACTGAACCAGATCAAGCACATGGAAAACAAATAAAAGATATTGTTAAAGAAAATGACTTAATCCTGAGAGATCTCGGATATTCATCATATGAGACATTTGCAGATATTGCACAAAAAAAAGCATATTTTTGTTCACGCTTTCTCACGACATCAGATGTTTGGGAACTCATAGACGGCAAATATGTCAAAGTGGATTTTGAAAAAATTTTTAAACAAAATGATGCCGGTGTGGAATTAAATGTATTTTTAAAAGGTAAAGGAAAAGACCAGTATCTTCCGATTCGTTTGATTGCTTTCCCTGTTCCTCAGGAGATCGCAAATCTCAGAAGGAGCAGATTACATAAAAACGCTGCTAAAAAAGGACGAACCTGCTCTCCCAAAGGGTTATTTTTGTGCGACTGGTCAATGTTTATTATAAATGCTTCTGAAGATTTGATTCCTTCAAAAATGATTCGCACTCTTTATCGCATTCGCTGGAGCATCGAACTGGTTTTCAAAAACTGGAAATCAATTCTTAAAATTCATGTCAGCAGTGTGCGAAAAAATCACTGGCGGATTAAATGCGAATTATATGCAAAATTAATATTGGCAGTCATGGTTCATTCAATTCATCAGAAAGTACATTATTCTACCTGGACAATAAAGAAAAAAGAAATCAGTTTTGATAGTCTGTGGAAATATATTATTGCAAGAGCAGAATCATTGCACGGAGCTGTCAAGAAATCCGCATCTGAGTATGTCGCCATAATAAATTCATTGCTTCCTTCAATCATAAAAGTTTGCGAAAAATATCATCAGCCATCACGAAAAACAACGCTGCAAATGATAGACGAGATGATTGGTGATGTTCAACATTTTAAAATTATAGGAAAAAATTGTTTAACTTAA
- a CDS encoding HRDC domain-containing protein yields MSLQYRYFAVPFKNMSDTDSELQREINKFLRSVNVINTRQEFVAHGDNSFWTLSVEYLAGGDQKTGLQTTSSGKKKIDYREVLSPEDFALYAKLRDWRKETAAKEGTAVYAVLVNEQMAQIAQNKVTTKAELKKIDKIGEGRIEKYGDAVINIVKEHIQSMEKKDEKTREFIPSDTETGKPESSIQKGSQRKIPST; encoded by the coding sequence ATGTCATTACAATACCGATATTTTGCAGTTCCCTTTAAAAACATGTCTGATACAGATTCCGAATTACAAAGGGAAATCAATAAATTCCTCAGATCAGTAAATGTCATAAACACCCGGCAGGAGTTTGTTGCACATGGTGACAACTCCTTCTGGACTCTTTCAGTGGAATATCTGGCAGGCGGAGATCAGAAAACCGGACTGCAAACCACATCATCAGGCAAAAAGAAAATTGATTACAGGGAAGTCCTTTCCCCGGAAGACTTTGCCCTTTACGCAAAACTCCGCGACTGGCGCAAGGAAACAGCAGCAAAAGAAGGAACAGCGGTTTATGCAGTGCTTGTCAATGAACAGATGGCACAAATAGCCCAAAACAAAGTTACCACAAAAGCCGAACTGAAAAAAATTGACAAAATCGGAGAAGGCAGGATAGAAAAATATGGAGATGCTGTTATAAATATTGTAAAGGAACATATTCAAAGCATGGAAAAAAAAGATGAAAAAACCCGGGAATTTATACCATCTGATACTGAAACAGGAAAACCTGAAAGCAGCATTCAGAAAGGCAGCCAGAGGAAAATACCATCAACCTGA
- a CDS encoding type II toxin-antitoxin system VapC family toxin yields the protein MIFTDTGAWIALLDKSDRYHDAAVRIYSRLKQEKEKFLTTDYIIDETVTRLRYDAAHDIAVQFLELIDIAEKSGILKIIRIDEKIKECQTERLELKSV from the coding sequence ATGATCTTTACTGATACAGGTGCATGGATAGCCTTATTAGATAAATCTGACAGGTATCATGATGCTGCAGTACGGATTTACAGCAGATTGAAACAGGAGAAAGAGAAATTTTTAACCACGGACTATATTATAGATGAGACAGTTACAAGGCTGAGATATGACGCAGCACATGATATTGCTGTTCAATTCCTGGAATTGATTGATATTGCTGAAAAATCTGGAATTTTGAAAATTATCCGAATTGATGAAAAGATAAAGGAGTGCCAAACTGAACGTTTGGAACTTAAAAGCGTTTAA
- a CDS encoding serine protein kinase PrkA, whose amino-acid sequence MADKDNRTLHHHLLAVKKGERAFENAFQAVTRMILESDIEKVVVNGKTTYDFSIFRTGKKHVIGMYDEINSFVSYVKDAAEGGSSKEMAYVLVGEPGNGKTFFVEFLCTCYREFLSIPANRKYTFKFNNMESLGSYGKIKTIESQTYEDPLVLAMNLFENKNKNKEYLAGQFGFSDHEIDKFYENYRPLGACSGYIWNDIANQCNGDINEMLKYIEVFPVPLVESLGTVTGKYPAKDKITSSAVDLLGEESIQRLLHIIDTNNPYRFDLRRGALARVAGGGIHFSDEIYKNKKDLVQVYLGVIQNRSIEIDGFKWPIDTLIIATSNNSEFNRFLAEKEEAPIVDRCRICYVSHNTNYKLQKELTAYTIGNEARTTINSEALHQDPNLNYAASVSAVLSRLPRSEKLTPVETMKLAAGEVAGEKSIKTLSEVIDTLSQDPDIVKRFGQKGMGQRNLGRALQLLIESSETNEGRCMFAYDIYKAMERVVLDYVAEANDRAKYLEDIKIAKGLYRERVMTEMFNAYMDEPLAIRKDVMNYVNMIIGIDAENLGADKMWKYKDPQTGELKALKVDERYIQSVEERLGLKTAEQRESFRTSIRKIYGQKISVDPDYDFMDNLELVKAVTDVRLKSDIAGAGSLIGALANRTNEENQKLYDRMVDTMLNKLNYCKTCAQKTIEYFCTQEDEK is encoded by the coding sequence ATGGCGGATAAAGACAATCGTACACTTCATCATCATCTGCTTGCAGTTAAAAAAGGAGAACGAGCCTTTGAAAACGCTTTTCAGGCTGTTACGAGAATGATCCTGGAAAGTGATATTGAAAAGGTAGTTGTAAATGGCAAAACAACTTATGATTTCAGTATATTCCGAACAGGAAAAAAACATGTTATTGGTATGTATGATGAAATCAACAGCTTTGTTTCTTATGTTAAAGATGCTGCTGAAGGGGGTTCATCCAAAGAAATGGCCTATGTTCTTGTTGGAGAACCAGGCAATGGCAAAACCTTTTTTGTTGAATTTCTCTGTACCTGTTACAGGGAATTTTTATCCATACCTGCAAACAGGAAATACACATTTAAATTTAATAATATGGAAAGTCTGGGAAGCTATGGGAAAATAAAAACCATTGAATCTCAAACCTATGAAGATCCTCTTGTCCTTGCAATGAACCTGTTTGAAAATAAAAACAAAAACAAGGAATATCTTGCCGGCCAGTTTGGATTTTCCGATCATGAAATTGATAAGTTTTACGAAAATTACCGGCCTTTAGGAGCCTGCAGCGGCTATATCTGGAATGATATTGCTAATCAATGCAATGGGGATATTAATGAAATGCTTAAATATATTGAGGTATTCCCTGTTCCTTTGGTTGAAAGCCTGGGTACTGTTACGGGCAAATATCCGGCAAAAGATAAAATAACCTCCTCGGCAGTTGACCTGCTTGGTGAAGAATCTATTCAGCGTCTTCTTCATATTATAGATACTAATAACCCTTATCGTTTTGATCTCAGGCGGGGTGCCCTGGCTCGTGTTGCAGGCGGGGGGATTCATTTTAGTGATGAGATTTACAAAAATAAAAAAGATCTGGTCCAGGTTTACCTGGGTGTTATTCAAAATAGAAGTATTGAAATTGACGGATTTAAATGGCCTATTGATACCCTGATTATTGCAACAAGCAATAATTCCGAGTTTAACCGCTTTCTTGCAGAAAAAGAAGAAGCACCTATTGTTGACCGGTGCCGTATCTGTTATGTTTCCCATAACACAAATTATAAGCTTCAAAAAGAACTTACAGCATATACAATAGGAAATGAAGCACGAACCACTATAAACAGCGAAGCCCTGCACCAGGATCCCAATCTAAACTATGCTGCTTCAGTCTCAGCAGTGTTAAGCCGTCTTCCGCGGTCTGAAAAACTTACTCCTGTTGAAACCATGAAACTGGCGGCAGGAGAGGTGGCTGGGGAAAAAAGCATTAAAACCCTTTCAGAGGTTATCGACACCCTCAGCCAGGACCCTGATATTGTAAAAAGATTTGGTCAAAAAGGCATGGGCCAGAGGAATCTGGGCCGGGCACTTCAGCTTCTTATTGAAAGTTCGGAAACCAATGAAGGCAGGTGCATGTTTGCCTATGACATTTATAAAGCAATGGAACGGGTTGTGCTTGATTATGTTGCAGAAGCAAATGACAGGGCAAAATATCTGGAAGACATAAAGATTGCAAAAGGGCTTTACAGGGAAAGGGTAATGACGGAAATGTTCAATGCCTATATGGACGAGCCTCTTGCTATCCGCAAGGATGTAATGAACTATGTCAACATGATAATAGGTATTGATGCTGAAAATCTTGGAGCTGACAAGATGTGGAAGTACAAGGATCCCCAGACAGGGGAACTGAAAGCTCTCAAGGTTGATGAAAGATATATCCAGAGTGTTGAAGAACGGCTGGGACTTAAAACAGCAGAACAAAGGGAGAGTTTCAGGACATCTATCCGCAAGATTTACGGCCAGAAGATTTCAGTAGATCCTGATTATGATTTTATGGACAACCTGGAACTGGTAAAAGCTGTTACAGATGTAAGGCTTAAATCTGATATTGCAGGAGCAGGAAGCCTTATAGGTGCTTTGGCAAACAGAACCAATGAAGAAAATCAAAAGCTTTATGACCGGATGGTTGACACCATGCTTAACAAGCTCAATTACTGCAAGACCTGTGCCCAGAAAACTATTGAATATTTCTGTACCCAGGAAGATGAAAAATAG
- a CDS encoding DUF444 family protein, whose translation MNNKLQKYYEQIKARGLTHKQEEIILEELNFQGFHDIPDMLSHERKNSFQPMPESIYEYTDLLMLHKASPPYINYSTCLRSLDELLERDKMREKDGFPRKIRVGRLVKPGKSGKDKIVVVPTTVEEKFIHDSVRPPEEGGESGGSGEGEEGEIIGEQPIRDPEGSGAGPGEGQGGPHEMESSAYDLGKILTEKFELPNLKDKGKKRSLTRYTYDMTDRHRGFGQFLDKKATLRRIVETNIGLGNLPDVGKINPQDFLISPADRIYRILSREKDYESQAMIFFLRDYSGSMMGKPTELVVSQHVLIYSWLLYQYDKQVESRFILHDTEAHEVPDFYTYYNSKVAGGTKVASAFRMVNEIVEKENLAKDYNIYIFHGTDGDDWDTEGKETIPEIEKSLVYTNRVGITIAAHSSAQGNKTEVEKYLETSGLLKEKPSLIRLDVMQKDADEPRIIEGIKTLIS comes from the coding sequence ATGAATAATAAGCTGCAAAAATATTATGAACAAATCAAGGCCAGGGGGCTTACTCATAAACAGGAAGAAATTATCCTGGAAGAATTAAATTTTCAAGGGTTCCATGATATTCCTGACATGCTTTCCCATGAGCGTAAAAATTCATTTCAGCCCATGCCTGAAAGCATATATGAATATACAGACCTTTTAATGCTGCACAAGGCTTCGCCCCCTTATATCAATTATTCAACCTGTCTGCGTTCTCTTGATGAGCTTCTTGAACGTGATAAAATGCGTGAAAAAGATGGATTTCCCAGGAAGATAAGGGTAGGCCGTCTTGTGAAGCCTGGAAAAAGCGGAAAAGATAAAATCGTGGTTGTTCCGACAACTGTTGAGGAAAAATTTATCCATGATTCGGTAAGACCTCCTGAAGAAGGCGGAGAATCAGGAGGTTCAGGTGAGGGAGAAGAAGGTGAAATAATAGGGGAGCAGCCAATCCGTGATCCCGAAGGTTCGGGAGCAGGGCCTGGTGAAGGCCAGGGAGGACCCCATGAAATGGAATCCAGTGCCTATGATCTTGGAAAAATTCTGACAGAAAAGTTTGAACTTCCAAACCTGAAAGACAAAGGTAAAAAACGCTCTCTTACCCGATATACCTATGACATGACAGACAGGCACAGGGGATTTGGGCAGTTTCTTGATAAAAAAGCCACATTAAGAAGAATTGTGGAAACAAATATCGGGCTGGGAAATCTGCCTGATGTGGGAAAAATTAATCCCCAGGATTTTTTAATATCACCTGCTGACCGTATTTACAGGATACTTTCAAGGGAAAAGGATTACGAATCCCAGGCAATGATATTTTTTCTCAGGGATTATTCAGGTTCAATGATGGGCAAACCAACAGAACTGGTAGTATCCCAGCATGTTCTCATATATAGCTGGCTTTTATACCAGTATGATAAACAGGTGGAATCCCGTTTTATTCTTCATGATACAGAAGCGCATGAAGTTCCTGATTTTTATACTTATTATAATTCAAAGGTTGCAGGGGGAACAAAAGTAGCATCTGCATTCAGGATGGTTAATGAAATTGTGGAAAAGGAAAACCTTGCAAAAGATTATAATATTTATATTTTCCACGGTACTGATGGTGATGACTGGGATACAGAAGGAAAAGAAACAATCCCTGAAATTGAAAAGTCCCTTGTTTATACCAACAGGGTAGGGATAACTATTGCAGCGCATTCATCGGCTCAGGGAAATAAGACAGAGGTTGAAAAATACCTGGAAACATCCGGCCTGTTAAAAGAAAAGCCCAGCTTAATCCGCCTTGATGTAATGCAGAAAGATGCAGATGAACCCCGTATTATCGAAGGTATAAAAACACTGATTTCATAA